Genomic segment of Oxyura jamaicensis isolate SHBP4307 breed ruddy duck unplaced genomic scaffold, BPBGC_Ojam_1.0 oxyUn_random_OJ72843, whole genome shotgun sequence:
GCCCCTGGTGGGTGCGGGCTGGGTCCAGGCCAGCTCTGGAGGCTGCGGCACCGCTTGGCCACCCTGCTTAGCCGTGGGGGAGTGCTGTGGTGAAATCTGGAGGGGGGCCGAGGTGCCCCAGAGCTGTTCTGCCCCGTGGTGCTTCTGCTCGGCGGCCGTGGAGCTCAAAACGTGCCCCCGCGAGCGCCGGGCGGGCGCCGCCTTCACCGCCTCTCCCTGTTCCCGCAGCAACTCTACCAGACGCTGTCGGACTTCGACATACGGTTCTACATGTACGAGATCCTCAAGGTGAGCCCCCGGGAACGCCTCCCTCCAGCAGAGCCCCCGCCAGCTCCTCCAGCGAGCTCTGCTTGGCCCCGAAGCCCGGCAGCTGGCGGTGGAGCGCGGCGGCAAAGGCTGAAGGGGACGAGGCCGCCGTGCCCTTGGGCGGCCGCCCGCTGCCATCTGCCCCCGCTGCGGCCGGTCCCCGGGGCGCCGTGCGCCTGCCCCATCCATCACCGCCCGCGCCGGACAGGGCCGGAGGCCCCCCGGGGACGCGTTTGTGCTCGCCGAGCCTGGCGTCACcggcgcggggccggccgcGGCGCAGCCTTGGGGTCTGTCCTTCGTGCCGCTGTCCTCCCCCCGGTGACGCGCGGGGCCTGACGCCGCTGTTCCGTCCGCAGGCGCTGGACTACTGCCACAGCATGGGCGTCATGCACCGCGACGTCAAGCCGCACAACGTCATGATCGACCACGAGCACAGAAAGGTACGGCGGGGGCCGTTGTGCCCCCgccctgtcccccccccagctcccttcgGGTGAGCCGTGGCTGTCCCGGCGCGGCGCCGGCTCCTCTCACAGCGCCCTGCGCTCAGCCCCGTGCCGCTTTGACCCCGAGCCGTCCCCGGCGCGGCgcagccctggtgctgcccGTCCCCGATCCCTGCTGCCGGCAGGGAGGGGGGGCCGGCCTCGCAGCTGCGGGTCTGGCGAAGAGGGGCGGCCGTAAAACCCGCAGCTGCGCCCCGTAAACCCGCTTTATTTGCCAGCTGCTTGGCGGCAGCTCGGGCTCGTAAAACGAACGTCAGCGCCCTGCCGGCGCGCTGCGGCGCCCGGCCACCTGCGGCCCCCCGCGTAAATCGGACTTCAAACGGCATCCGCGCGGGGGCCGAGCCTCCCGCGGGCGGTGGACGCGCCGTTATCGGGGCGCCCCTTGGGCACGCTGCCCTTTGAAACTTCCCCGTCAGCGCCGCCGCCACGGCCCGGCACCCGGCGCACCCAGCCCGCGCCCTGCGCCCAGCCCGCCCGTCAATTCCCCTGAATTGGTGCCAGGCCCCGAGGGGGGGCCGGGAGGCTCGCTGTGGGCAGCGGAGGTCCCGGTGTTAATAAAGCTTGGGTTTGAGGCGNNNNNNNNNNNNNNNNNNNNNNNNNNNNNNNNNNNNNNNNNNNNNNNNNNNNNNNNNNNNNNNNNNNNNNNNNNNNNNNNNNNNNNNNNNNNNNNNNNNNGGGGGGGGGATGTTGACGAAGTGGCCGTGGTCATCGGGGTGCCGCTGCGCTGCGCTCGTCCTGCTGCGGCCACCACGGGGCTCGGCACCGCTGTCACCGCCTGCACCGCCGTGGGGCCGGTGCTGGCGCCGAGCCCCCCGGGCtgggagcccccggggggggcaggggggccgGTGCCAGCGGCCTCCTtccccccctgcctccctccctcccagctgcGCCTGATCGACTGGGGGCTGGCGGAGTTCTACCACCCCGGCCAGGAGTACAACGTGCGGGTGGCCTCGCGCTACTTCAAGGGGCCGGAGCTCCTGGTGGACTACCAGGTACGGCTCCGGCGGCCACGGGGGGCTGTGGGCACGCCGGGGGGTCCCCGCTCGGGGCCGTGCCGGCAGCCTGGGAGCTCcgctcagctcctgccccgTTCCGGGTCCTTCCCAGATGTACGACTACAGCCTGGACATGTGGAGTTTAGGCTGCATGCTGGCCAGCATGATCTTCCGGAAAGAGCCCTTCTTCCACGGCCACGACAACTACGACCAAGTGagccccccccgcaccccccccaCTGCCTTGCCTGCCGCCCCTCTGACCCCCGGGGTCCCCTCCCCACGCCGGGGTCTCCCCTCGTGTCCTTCCCGCTGCCGAAGGAGCCAGGCGCAGCTACTGGGCAAGGCGCTGGTTGTACTGGGAGGCACAACCGGGGCCGCCTGCGGGCACCCCGCGGCAGGGCCGTGGCCCCCGTAACGCACCCACGCACCCCTGGCAGCtccggcaccggggggggggcagccgtGGGACAGGGGTTTGGAGGGGTCCAGCGGGAGCAGAGCCGTTCCCCGGCCGTCCGGGCTCCGTAAGCGGCGCCAGCGCGGGCTGTCCGGCTCCCTGCTCACCCAGgcactgcctgctgcctcctggccgCTTTCTGTCACTTTCCCCCCAAAATTGTCACGTCCCCAGCGGGGAAATGGGGGTGGCGGGCGGGGAACCTACCGTCAATGCCAGCCCCGCCGCCTTTCTGCCTCCAGCTCGTGCGCATCGCCAAGGTGCTGGGCACGGAGGACCTGTACGACTACATCGACAAGTACAACATCGAGCTCGACCCCCGCTTCAACGACATCCTCGGCAGGTGGGTGGGCGGCACAGCCGGTGCCGGGGGGGACGGGCGGCAGCGTCCTGCACCGAGCTGCCCCGGCGCGGGCACGGTGCCGGCTGTGCCTGGCCctcccatcctcctcctcctcctcctcctcctcgtcctcgtGCTGCTCCCGGCAGACACTCGCGGAAGCGGTGGGAGCGCTTCGTGCACAGCGAGAACCAGCACCTGGTGAGCACCGAGGCGCTCGATTTCCTGGACAAGCTGCTGCGCTACGACCACCAGACGCGGCTGACGGCACGCGACGCCATGGAGCACCCCTACTTCTGTacgtcccggggggggggggacacacagcGAGGCGCCGGCGCTCCCCCCTCGGCGTGCCGGGGGAGAGCCCTGACGCCTTCCCCTCTGCCCCGCAGACCCCATAGCAAAAGACCCGGCGAGGATCGGCCCCTCGGCCGGGCTCTCGGCCAGTACCACGCCTGTCAGCTCCTCCAGCATGTTGGCAGGTGGGTGCCGGCACGGGGGCACCAAGGGCCCgccgggggctcggggctgccggGGTCGCGCCGTGCCGAGCCGCGCCggctcctggctctgcctcctgctcctgtcctggtcctgctggagCCTGACGCCCCGCTCTCTCCCCGGCGCAGGCATTACCTCGATGTCCGCGGCGCAGCCCATCGGCAGCCTGGCCGCGTCGCCCGTCATCTCCTCTCCCAACGCTTTGGGCTCGCCGGTGCCCGCCGCAGCGGGCGCGCAGCCCTGACCCCACGCCGCCGGCTCCCCGCAGCGCCCGGCGCCGCGCCGCCTTCGCCCTCCCGCCGCCCCTGCGCCAGCCGCGGGCCCCGGCCGCCGAAAAGGGGCGGGGGGTGctctggaattttatttttatttctgtcgAGTACGAAACACAAAAAGAGCAAAGACGTAggctccttccccctcccccccttccccagtgcCGTAACCGTATCGCGCGCTCCGGCTGCGGGCCGA
This window contains:
- the LOC118159985 gene encoding casein kinase II subunit alpha-like — its product is MSGPVPSRARVYADVNTQRPREYWDYESHVVEWGNQDDYQLVRKLGRGKYSEVFEAINITNNEKVVVKILKPVKKKKIKREIKILENLRGGPNIISLLDIVKDPVSRTPALVFEHVNNTDFKQLYQTLSDFDIRFYMYEILKALDYCHSMGVMHRDVKPHNVMIDHEHRKLRLIDWGLAEFYHPGQEYNVRVASRYFKGPELLVDYQMYDYSLDMWSLGCMLASMIFRKEPFFHGHDNYDQLVRIAKVLGTEDLYDYIDKYNIELDPRFNDILGRHSRKRWERFVHSENQHLVSTEALDFLDKLLRYDHQTRLTARDAMEHPYFYPIAKDPARIGPSAGLSASTTPVSSSSMLAGITSMSAAQPIGSLAASPVISSPNALGSPVPAAAGAQP